Proteins encoded by one window of Candidatus Nanopelagicales bacterium:
- the yaaA gene encoding peroxide stress protein YaaA translates to MLILLPPSEGKTAPKRGRSLDLARLSAGELTPHRAAVLDSLTSLCWEADPATARRVLGLPPGLADLVALNAGLRGGPTAPAATIYTGVLFAALDLPSLHGAELRAANSRIAIMSGLFGMVTPTDRICAYRLSADVNLPGIGNVASSWRSALDPVFRARIGRGLLIDMRSAAYVKMWPVPADLQRRCLTVKIWQRGSSGAKTAVSHHNKAAKGELARLLATALPAPTTPAKLLALCIANGWDVEVPLDHPNRLDVTVA, encoded by the coding sequence GGATCTGGCACGGCTGTCGGCTGGCGAATTGACCCCGCACCGAGCGGCCGTGCTGGACAGCCTCACCAGTCTGTGTTGGGAAGCGGACCCCGCGACAGCCAGAAGAGTCCTCGGCCTGCCACCGGGGTTGGCGGACTTGGTTGCGCTCAATGCTGGCCTGCGGGGTGGCCCTACGGCGCCGGCGGCCACGATTTACACCGGTGTCCTCTTCGCGGCGTTGGACCTGCCGAGCCTGCATGGTGCGGAACTGCGCGCCGCGAACAGCCGCATCGCGATCATGTCGGGTTTGTTCGGGATGGTCACGCCAACAGATCGCATCTGCGCGTACCGGCTGTCGGCCGACGTCAACCTGCCCGGAATCGGCAACGTCGCGTCGTCCTGGCGGTCCGCACTGGATCCGGTATTCCGCGCACGAATCGGACGTGGGCTTTTGATTGACATGCGTTCGGCTGCGTACGTGAAGATGTGGCCCGTTCCGGCTGATCTGCAACGGCGTTGCCTGACCGTCAAAATCTGGCAACGCGGTTCCAGTGGAGCCAAGACCGCCGTCAGCCACCACAACAAAGCCGCCAAGGGTGAACTCGCACGGCTGCTGGCTACGGCTCTGCCGGCACCCACGACGCCAGCCAAGCTCTTGGCGCTGTGCATAGCAAACGGTTGGGATGTCGAAGTACCCCTCGATCACCCCAACCGTCTAGATGTGACTGTCGCCTGA